The following are from one region of the Advenella mimigardefordensis DPN7 genome:
- a CDS encoding efflux RND transporter periplasmic adaptor subunit, which yields MLALSAIYPGLIHAQEPAATPALTVTVQTVTAEPITPGFGATGNIRAWHDASVSAQTNGLRLKALHADVGDRVTAGQMLAEFEDTSSRGDLTQAEARLRQAQASLDTAKRNADRIRKIRGSGAISQSEVDQALSGEKSALADVTAARAALQTQTQRSSYTKLLAPSDGTISVRNAVIGAVVNPGQEIFHLVVDNRLEWQAQLGMRNLMLVNEGMPVQVMLPNAREVSGRVRQIGPTLDEQTRQGIVYVDLTPDPQLRAGMFLRGRFVLPAKQGLTVPREALVLRDGFNFVFVLGDDNKVAQTKVQTGDAVKNAIEVTAGLHEGDRVVTQGAAFLNDQDTVRVVDAEVSQPGQDETGKAASGGQSNDSRAASEARSGGN from the coding sequence GTGCTTGCGTTGAGTGCTATTTATCCGGGCCTTATTCACGCTCAGGAACCCGCGGCCACGCCCGCGCTGACCGTTACGGTTCAGACGGTCACTGCCGAACCGATCACACCGGGTTTCGGCGCAACCGGCAACATTCGCGCCTGGCATGACGCCAGTGTCAGCGCCCAGACCAATGGTCTTCGTCTTAAAGCCCTGCATGCCGATGTGGGTGATCGGGTCACGGCTGGACAGATGCTCGCCGAGTTTGAAGATACCTCCAGCCGCGGCGATCTGACGCAGGCCGAGGCGCGCTTGCGGCAGGCTCAGGCCTCACTGGATACGGCCAAACGTAATGCGGATCGCATCCGAAAAATTCGGGGTAGTGGCGCCATCAGTCAATCTGAAGTCGATCAGGCTCTGTCCGGTGAGAAAAGCGCTCTGGCCGACGTCACAGCCGCCAGGGCGGCGCTGCAAACCCAGACACAGCGTAGCTCCTATACGAAGTTGCTGGCGCCCTCAGATGGCACGATTTCTGTGCGCAATGCAGTCATTGGTGCGGTAGTCAATCCCGGGCAGGAAATTTTTCATCTGGTGGTGGACAATCGGCTGGAGTGGCAGGCGCAACTGGGCATGCGCAATCTCATGCTGGTGAATGAGGGAATGCCGGTGCAGGTGATGTTGCCGAACGCAAGAGAGGTAAGTGGGCGCGTGCGGCAGATCGGCCCGACACTGGACGAGCAGACCCGGCAGGGCATTGTTTATGTGGATTTGACGCCTGATCCGCAATTGCGGGCCGGGATGTTCCTGCGCGGGCGGTTTGTATTGCCCGCTAAACAGGGACTCACCGTGCCACGCGAGGCGCTGGTGCTACGCGATGGATTCAATTTTGTCTTTGTGCTGGGCGATGACAATAAGGTTGCACAAACCAAGGTGCAAACGGGTGACGCAGTTAAAAATGCAATAGAGGTGACCGCGGGTCTGCATGAGGGAGATCGGGTCGTCACGCAAGGCGCCGCGTTTTTGAATGACCAGGATACGGTGCGGGTGGTTGACGCAGAGGTGTCGCAACCCGGCCAGGACGAAACAGGCAAGGCGGCCTCTGGCGGGCAGTCCAATGATTCCCGGGCCGCATCCGAAGCCCGTTCAGGCGGGAACTGA